Within Tenebrio molitor chromosome 3, icTenMoli1.1, whole genome shotgun sequence, the genomic segment gacaaaagtCTACGATAAGTACTGTCGCGAGAAGAAATTCTaatcgtcaatgtcatttcaaaattatggttgggttgtcacaaattaaaaaaaaatccctgtcTGATCATGCCTATGTCAACAGAGTGTCAGAAAAATGAGACAAAAATGCCACTTAACATCAATACAatatgatgataggttatgactAGACTTAGGCGAAAAATAGTTGGCGCCCCCCACCAGTCTGCTCCAGCGCCGCACCGCTATCTTTTTCGCTGCGAGCGTAAACCGTGGATCGAGCGCGCTGCACTGGATCGTGATGGTGGGAGGTATTCTTGACGCTCTCACTATTTTTCGCCTAAGTCTAGTTATGACAGTTCcgatcgttttacaatggaccATTTTCGTTTGCGTCAAAGCAtgactttgacgaccagttttttttgctcgcgacagtacaaaAAGTGTAAGTTAGATACAAATAAAAGCCAacaagtaatttattttcaaaactaGATATATTTATGAATGTGGAATAGTTTTATCATCACTAATTCACTAtagtcaataaaacaaattggCAAATCATCCAAAACTTTTGGACGTTAAGTTTATAGTTCCTTGGTTTGTCTGGTTTGTACTGTTGGTCGAAGTCCCGGCTTGTAGTACATACCTGGTTTGCTGTCTTTTGAACGGAGTCTTGTATATACCCCTCAGCCACCGCGATTGATTTCCAGCTCTCATGTCGTTTGATAGTGGTGATATCCGCCTCTAAGTCTGCCAGCAAAGTAGCTGAAGATCTGCGCAAGCAGAGGCCGGTGTACATCGATAGGTGTGGTAAATCCAAAGAGGTTGCCATTATGCTTGGTATCTCACTAAACGTAATaactgaatattttaaacaaatgaaaatctttattaatttttttttttgcatcgaAAAATGaacacaaatattattttcaaacaaattgaaacgtacaatttgaaaaaactaaaaaaaaggtgaggaatttgattaattaaatagTCCTCCAAATACGATTCGTAGTCAATATGATGCAGATCATTTTTGCAGTGGTGTTACTCATATCAACGGCGCTCGTGCTGCGCACTCGTCGAATTCATATCACAGCGCCGTTGACATAGGTAGCACCACCGCAAAAATATTCGGCATAACAGTGACTACTCATCGTATTACCTACATATGATtattcgaataattcgaatacgATTCCCAGCCTAGATGATACATTAATTTTTGCAATCATTTGATAACAGGGAATAATAGATGAGAGTTGTGCAAACAAATCAATCTGACTTTTATTTGTGACTGAGATTTATTACTTGTAAGAATTCACATGACGCCTGACTCAGATtgcaaaaagttgtaaaattaaaagttttaataTTAAGAATATTATTCTGCAATTTTTTGGCCGCTGGAATAAATGTATTTGCTACTTACTTTATTTTATAggatacagggtgtaacataattcgtaaatttttacaaaggatcaatataaaaaaaaaattcactaaatgaataattaatcaaGCATCATTTTAGCATTGGCATTGTATTGATTGATGTATTGATATATATTcactttttactttaaaaagaTTCGATTTTGCCCTTTTAGAATGAAAAGAAGTGAGCGAATGTTATCAATGGCAAAAGCTAAAAGTAAAGTAGATGAAGAAATAGGGAGAATGTTAGACATTCCTAAATATGAAACAACAAAAGGCTTAGAAGCGACAGAAATTGATCTTCTTCTACAAGGTAAGCAATTTTCGTCTTGTTAAAAAGATCAAATTATCGATAAACTAACCAAGTTCTTTTTACGAATATGATGTATCGTGcgtgtatttaaatttatcctcaaagtaggcttTAAAGACTCGACTGTAAATACGGATAAATGATCAcaaatcagctgtttaaatctatgCTTTTACATGAgcggtgcgttctcaatcgactctccaacgccaactttgaggataaatttaaatgaacgcaacGATATTAAAGaactatttttttcagttcAACATCAGTTATTTAATGTAGTAAAAAGTAATGTTCAAATCTGTGAAGTAACATCAACCGAAAAGAGACCAATAAcgagattttttattacaaccGGTGCTAAAAGAAACTTGTTCTGCAATTCAGACGCTAGTGAATATTCTCACTTAGATGTAGACACTGTCACATCAAGTGTTGTGGAATCGGACTCGGAACCATACGTAGATAGTGGTGATGAGTACAAGCCGGAAGAAATTTCCGAAAGTGATTCGGATAACAGCGAGATTAGTGAGAGCCCTTTTTCTTTAAAAGATGCCGACACACataagaaaaataagaaaaacataGGCAGCAAGAGAAAATTGAATAAGATCGATATTAGTGAGAGCCCTTTTTCTTTAAAAGATGCAGACACACatgagaaaaataagaaaaacataGGCAGCAAGGGAGAATTGAATAAGGTAAGTTGGTAATTAAAAAAGGTTTCAGACACAGAGTATTTTCTATGTGAGGTGATTCAATTCGTCAAGTAGACTACAACGACAAATTTCGCTCTTATTTAGAATAAAATACACGAaatgttgtttaaaaaaaataataattttttattttgtgatgtttttgtttttctattggAATATTTTTACGGCTTAAAAACAGTACAAAactaaacatttcttaaatattTGTCAAGTAAACTTGGTAAAGCAATAGTAAATTATTAACTATGAAAACACTCAACACTTACTTTCAAATTAAACTGTATATTTTTCCAGCAGATGCAGAGTAATGATCCAACAGAGGCAAGTGAAATTTTGAACGTCGATAATAAAGTGGTGaatagtaattttttaaatcctgcttttaaatttttttttcaaggtaCTTGACGCAGTAACAAAACGTAAGCGCGTCTGGGATAAAAGGGACCACTGTTATTTCTGCGATCTtgacgttttaaaattttcccgTCATGTTTTAAGACATCATCAATCAGAAATAGAAGTTCAGGAAATTTTAGCGTTGAATGTAAAAGATAAGCGTAGGAGAATACTATTTCAAAAATTGCGAAATAgaggaaattttttgaaaagtacAATCTCTGCAGATGTAGTACCAGTGAGAAAACCAGCATATAAAAATTTAGACAAACCATCTCCATCCACATATTTGCCTTGCAAATATTGTAGGGGGTTTTATAAAAAGAAGTATCTATGTAGACACATGAAAAGGTGTCCGCTTAACAACGATGATAAATCTGAAAGGGTAAATGCCCAAAGTGAGGGACAATCTCTTTTTTCTACCTACAGAGAAAATGACGTTTTACGGAAAGATATTTTTCCAACGATGCGTGCTGACGAAATATCGTTTGTGGCAAAAACAGATCCTCTGATTTGTGCTGTGGCAAGGCGATATCTAAAAAGTCATcgtgaaaaacaattctgGATGGTTGCTTCTAGAAAAATGCGACAGCTGGCACATTTActtatagaaataaaaaaaaaagtcaaagtcAAAAGTTTGTTAAGTGCCTTGGATTCATCGAATTTTGATATTATTGTAGAAAGTACTAAAAAAATTGCCCGATTCAATCCGGAGACGGAAAGTTACGGGGCCCCATCATTGGCGCTGCACATGGGGACCGAGTTGAAAGACTGTATTGATGTAGCACATAATATGACACTTAAAAAGGGAACTCTGGGCAGTGAAATCAATAACAGATTAAGTAATTTAAAAGAACTAATCATTAATGAATGGCGATATGAAGTTTCCACTATCGCAAATAATGAtctacagcaaaaaatgtgGAACAAGCCTTCTCTGATTCCACTGGCGGAGGATCTGACTACTCTAAAAAGTTACTTACTTTCGGAAGGCCTAAAATATAGAAGTGTTCTAGAACAAAATCCACACGACAGAAAGGCATTTACACAGTTATTGGAAATAACATATGTTCAACTGCTTCTTTTAAATAGGAGAAGAGTCGGTGAGCTGCAGAGAATGACTTTAGTTTCTTACACGACCAATATTAACAACACGAACGGTGGTGAGTTTGATAAGTGCATTACTGAAAGTGAAAAAGTATTGATGAATTCTTTCAAAAGAATCATCATTAGGGGAAAACGAGGTCGAGGAGTTCCAGTATTGTTTACAAAGGATATGGTCAGCAATACGGATCTATTAGTTAATTTGCGAGacaattttgtcaaaaaatcaaatccaCATTTATTTCCAAATATTAGATCTACAACAAGCATAAGTGGAACAAAAGCTATTTACAAGCATGTGAGAGCCGCTGGAGTAAAAAATGCAGCAGCATTAACATCGACAAAACTACGTAAACATCTTGCGACAATGTCCCAATTAATTAACTTATCGCCACAAGATTTGGAACAATTAGCCACCTTCATGGGACACACATCAGAAATACATAAAACCTATTATAGGTTACCAAATGATGTTTACCAAATGGCAAAAGTCTCAAAGTTACTCTTACTTAACGAGAAAGGGGAGGCGTCTAAATATAAAGGAAAAACTTTGgatgaaattaatataaatttggATGCATCAGAAAATGAAGATTCAGATGATGGGGATTTCGATGACGACAATATTAGCAGAATTGTTAATGAACACGATGATACAGGAGGGAGTAAGGAAGGAAACTCAGATATGTTGGGCCCTAAGCTTGACAAAAATAAGAATTCAAGTGACGAGGTTACTATTTCTAACAATCTCTTAggtattataaaatttcatgtatttgttttattttagggGGTATCCTACGTAAGCAAATCTGCAAAAAAACCTAAACGAGTTCTTCAACCTTGGACAGAAGCCCAAAAGGAAGTAGCTCTAGCCTACTTTAAAAAGCATTTGCTAAAGAAAATTCCGCCAAAAAAGAACGAGACTCTTGAACTGATCAATCAAAATGGAGAGCTCTTTTCTAACAAAAGctgggaaaaaattaaaatttttattgttaacacttacaacaaaaaagcataAACTGAAGTTATTGCActtatgtttatttataaaaatctttttattataatattatattACGTTTGAGTGTTTGAGGTAATGTTCCTAATGGTATCTCTCAACTTTATTAagtaacaatttatttaaagaaacttGTCATATTGTTTTTATGTGAAAACGATTCCTATTAAGTTAATGAAATTATGTGACAATTCTTTTAGTTAAAAAactgttgttttatttaccCAGGCTATAGTTTTTTCTGTGGAGGGGAAATCCGTCATGCACCAATCTCCCCGGCTCAACTCCGGGGATTATCTTTCGGCATCAAGGGTGCGTCCTGTCCGACTTTCTTCTGGTCTTTCTTGACTC encodes:
- the LOC138125623 gene encoding uncharacterized protein isoform X3, with translation MFQSLYLVSTNFCVYVHQMIKERTVRRCQAVGECCRLDGLDLVKTLLEATDIKRKMKRSERMLSMAKAKSKVDEEIGRMLDIPKYETTKGLEATEIDLLLQVQHQLFNVVKSNVQICEVTSTEKRPITRFFITTGAKRNLFCNSDASEYSHLDVDTVTSSVVESDSEPYVDSGDEYKPEEISESDSDNSEISESPFSLKDADTHKKNKKNIGSKRKLNKIDISESPFSLKDADTHEKNKKNIGSKGELNKMQSNDPTEVLDAVTKRKRVWDKRDHCYFCDLDVLKFSRHVLRHHQSEIEVQEILALNVKDKRRRILFQKLRNRGNFLKSTISADVVPVRKPAYKNLDKPSPSTYLPCKYCRGFYKKKYLCRHMKRCPLNNDDKSERVNAQSEGQSLFSTYRENDVLRKDIFPTMRADEISFVAKTDPLICAVARRYLKSHREKQFWMVASRKMRQLAHLLIEIKKKVKVKSLLSALDSSNFDIIVESTKKIARFNPETESYGAPSLALHMGTELKDCIDVAHNMTLKKGTLGSEINNRLSNLKELIINEWRYEVSTIANNDLQQKMWNKPSLIPLAEDLTTLKSYLLSEGLKYRSVLEQNPHDRKAFTQLLEITYVQLLLLNRRRVGELQRMTLVSYTTNINNTNGGEFDKCITESEKVLMNSFKRIIIRGKRGRGVPVLFTKDMVSNTDLLVNLRDNFVKKSNPHLFPNIRSTTSISGTKAIYKHVRAAGVKNAAALTSTKLRKHLATMSQLINLSPQDLEQLATFMGHTSEIHKTYYRLPNDVYQMAKVSKLLLLNEKGEASKYKGKTLDEININLDASENEDSDDGDFDDDNISRIVNEHDDTGGSKEGNSDMLGPKLDKNKNSSDEGVSYVSKSAKKPKRVLQPWTEAQKEVALAYFKKHLLKKIPPKKNETLELINQNGELFSNKSWEKIKIFIVNTYNKKA
- the LOC138125623 gene encoding uncharacterized protein isoform X4 — protein: MIKERTVRRCQAVGECCRLDGLDLVKTLLEATDIKRKMKRSERMLSMAKAKSKVDEEIGRMLDIPKYETTKGLEATEIDLLLQVQHQLFNVVKSNVQICEVTSTEKRPITRFFITTGAKRNLFCNSDASEYSHLDVDTVTSSVVESDSEPYVDSGDEYKPEEISESDSDNSEISESPFSLKDADTHKKNKKNIGSKRKLNKIDISESPFSLKDADTHEKNKKNIGSKGELNKQMQSNDPTEASEILNVDNKVLDAVTKRKRVWDKRDHCYFCDLDVLKFSRHVLRHHQSEIEVQEILALNVKDKRRRILFQKLRNRGNFLKSTISADVVPVRKPAYKNLDKPSPSTYLPCKYCRGFYKKKYLCRHMKRCPLNNDDKSERVNAQSEGQSLFSTYRENDVLRKDIFPTMRADEISFVAKTDPLICAVARRYLKSHREKQFWMVASRKMRQLAHLLIEIKKKVKVKSLLSALDSSNFDIIVESTKKIARFNPETESYGAPSLALHMGTELKDCIDVAHNMTLKKGTLGSEINNRLSNLKELIINEWRYEVSTIANNDLQQKMWNKPSLIPLAEDLTTLKSYLLSEGLKYRSVLEQNPHDRKAFTQLLEITYVQLLLLNRRRVGELQRMTLVSYTTNINNTNGGEFDKCITESEKVLMNSFKRIIIRGKRGRGVPVLFTKDMVSNTDLLVNLRDNFVKKSNPHLFPNIRSTTSISGTKAIYKHVRAAGVKNAAALTSTKLRKHLATMSQLINLSPQDLEQLATFMGHTSEIHKTYYRLPNDVYQMAKVSKLLLLNEKGEASKYKGKTLDEININLDASENEDSDDGDFDDDNISRIVNEHDDTGGSKEGNSDMLGPKLDKNKNSSDEGVSYVSKSAKKPKRVLQPWTEAQKEVALAYFKKHLLKKIPPKKNETLELINQNGELFSNKSWEKIKIFIVNTYNKKA
- the LOC138125623 gene encoding uncharacterized protein isoform X5 encodes the protein MFQSLYLVSTNFCVYVHQMIKERTVRRCQAVGECCRLDGLDLVKTLLEATDIKRKMKRSERMLSMAKAKSKVDEEIGRMLDIPKYETTKGLEATEIDLLLQVQHQLFNVVKSNVQICEVTSTEKRPITRFFITTGAKRNLFCNSDASEYSHLDVDTVTSSVVESDSEPYVDSGDEYKPEEISESDSDNSEISESPFSLKDADTHKKNKKNIGSKRKLNKIDISESPFSLKDADTHEKNKKNIGSKGELNKQMQSNDPTEASEILNVDNKVLDAVTKRKRVWDKRDHCYFCDLDVLKFSRHVLRHHQSEIEVQEILALNVKDKRRRILFQKLRNRGNFLKSTISADVVPVRKPAYKNLDKPSPSTYLPCKYCRGFYKKKYLCRHMKRCPLNNDDKSERVNAQSEGQSLFSTYRENDVLRKDIFPTMRADEISFVAKTDPLICAVARRYLKSHREKQFWMVASRKMRQLAHLLIEIKKKVKVKSLLSALDSSNFDIIVESTKKIARFNPETESYGAPSLALHMGTELKDCIDVAHNMTLKKGTLGSEINNRLSNLKELIINEWRYEVSTIANNDLQQKMWNKPSLIPLAEDLTTLKSYLLSEGLKYRSVLEQNPHDRKAFTQLLEITYVQLLLLNRRRVGELQRMTLVSYTTNINNTNGESSLGENEVEEFQYCLQRIWSAIRIY
- the LOC138125623 gene encoding uncharacterized protein isoform X1 → MFQSLYLVSTNFCVYVHQMIKERTVRRCQAVGECCRLDGLDLVKTLLEATDIKRKMKRSERMLSMAKAKSKVDEEIGRMLDIPKYETTKGLEATEIDLLLQVQHQLFNVVKSNVQICEVTSTEKRPITRFFITTGAKRNLFCNSDASEYSHLDVDTVTSSVVESDSEPYVDSGDEYKPEEISESDSDNSEISESPFSLKDADTHKKNKKNIGSKRKLNKIDISESPFSLKDADTHEKNKKNIGSKGELNKMQSNDPTEASEILNVDNKVLDAVTKRKRVWDKRDHCYFCDLDVLKFSRHVLRHHQSEIEVQEILALNVKDKRRRILFQKLRNRGNFLKSTISADVVPVRKPAYKNLDKPSPSTYLPCKYCRGFYKKKYLCRHMKRCPLNNDDKSERVNAQSEGQSLFSTYRENDVLRKDIFPTMRADEISFVAKTDPLICAVARRYLKSHREKQFWMVASRKMRQLAHLLIEIKKKVKVKSLLSALDSSNFDIIVESTKKIARFNPETESYGAPSLALHMGTELKDCIDVAHNMTLKKGTLGSEINNRLSNLKELIINEWRYEVSTIANNDLQQKMWNKPSLIPLAEDLTTLKSYLLSEGLKYRSVLEQNPHDRKAFTQLLEITYVQLLLLNRRRVGELQRMTLVSYTTNINNTNGGEFDKCITESEKVLMNSFKRIIIRGKRGRGVPVLFTKDMVSNTDLLVNLRDNFVKKSNPHLFPNIRSTTSISGTKAIYKHVRAAGVKNAAALTSTKLRKHLATMSQLINLSPQDLEQLATFMGHTSEIHKTYYRLPNDVYQMAKVSKLLLLNEKGEASKYKGKTLDEININLDASENEDSDDGDFDDDNISRIVNEHDDTGGSKEGNSDMLGPKLDKNKNSSDEGVSYVSKSAKKPKRVLQPWTEAQKEVALAYFKKHLLKKIPPKKNETLELINQNGELFSNKSWEKIKIFIVNTYNKKA
- the LOC138125623 gene encoding uncharacterized protein isoform X2 — translated: MFQSLYLVSTNFCVYVHQMIKERTVRRCQAVGECCRLDGLDLVKTLLEATDIKRKMKRSERMLSMAKAKSKVDEEIGRMLDIPKYETTKGLEATEIDLLLQVQHQLFNVVKSNVQICEVTSTEKRPITRFFITTGAKRNLFCNSDASEYSHLDVDTVTSSVVESDSEPYVDSGDEYKPEEISESDSDNSEISESPFSLKDADTHKKNKKNIGSKRKLNKIDISESPFSLKDADTHEKNKKNIGSKGELNKQMQSNDPTEVLDAVTKRKRVWDKRDHCYFCDLDVLKFSRHVLRHHQSEIEVQEILALNVKDKRRRILFQKLRNRGNFLKSTISADVVPVRKPAYKNLDKPSPSTYLPCKYCRGFYKKKYLCRHMKRCPLNNDDKSERVNAQSEGQSLFSTYRENDVLRKDIFPTMRADEISFVAKTDPLICAVARRYLKSHREKQFWMVASRKMRQLAHLLIEIKKKVKVKSLLSALDSSNFDIIVESTKKIARFNPETESYGAPSLALHMGTELKDCIDVAHNMTLKKGTLGSEINNRLSNLKELIINEWRYEVSTIANNDLQQKMWNKPSLIPLAEDLTTLKSYLLSEGLKYRSVLEQNPHDRKAFTQLLEITYVQLLLLNRRRVGELQRMTLVSYTTNINNTNGGEFDKCITESEKVLMNSFKRIIIRGKRGRGVPVLFTKDMVSNTDLLVNLRDNFVKKSNPHLFPNIRSTTSISGTKAIYKHVRAAGVKNAAALTSTKLRKHLATMSQLINLSPQDLEQLATFMGHTSEIHKTYYRLPNDVYQMAKVSKLLLLNEKGEASKYKGKTLDEININLDASENEDSDDGDFDDDNISRIVNEHDDTGGSKEGNSDMLGPKLDKNKNSSDEGVSYVSKSAKKPKRVLQPWTEAQKEVALAYFKKHLLKKIPPKKNETLELINQNGELFSNKSWEKIKIFIVNTYNKKA